In the Theobroma cacao cultivar B97-61/B2 chromosome 1, Criollo_cocoa_genome_V2, whole genome shotgun sequence genome, one interval contains:
- the LOC18614441 gene encoding UPF0481 protein At3g47200, translated as MAANTEQEVAALIENNHQPQYLEIGIPEEDFELAPDCCIYKVPSRFREANQKAFTPRLISIGPIHHGNKNLARMERQKERYYDKFCQRTSENTLEQFASFIKARVRDICRCYDVEFVLDTELAVSKFVKIILFDAVFLIELFLRNSEKEVIDFLVNKVWLRVELELDLLLLENQLPFFILEALYNLAFATSGKPSFPHLACLFLNENEDHLINKKGIKHFIDLTRSVLVRTCPSNSIECIDNIYSATMLHEAGVKFEAIKDNVDVSDLYVKFAKGVLKIPYFYWNDHSEIWIRNLIAFEQCHYSGEAYFCSYMQLLDYLVDTDKDVDLLEKEGIFVNDMGSNAAVANMINNLMTGVVNLSVCYDKIGKDLNEYYDNPWNRTRTTLKHVYFNNLWRGTATFAAFIVVVITLTQTVLAILDRAMPTK; from the coding sequence ATGGCAGCAAACACCGAACAAGAAGTTGCTGCACTTATTGAGAACAACCACCAACCCCAATATTTGGAAATTGGTATCCCTGAAGAAGACTTTGAGCTTGCGCCTGATTGTTGTATTTACAAGGTCCCTAGTCGTTTTCGTGAAGCAAACCAAAAAGCCTTCACTCCGCGGTTGATTTCAATAGGGCCTATTCATCATGGTAACAAAAATTTGGCTCGAATGGAGAGGCAAAAGGAGAGATATTACGACAAATTTTGTCAAAGGACTTCCGAAAACACATTGGAACAATTTGCCAGTTTCATCAAAGCGCGAGTAAGAGATATATGCAGGTGTTATGATGTCGAATTTGTCTTGGACACTGAGTTGGCGGTTTCCAAGTTTGTGAAGATAATATTATTTGACGCAGTTTTTCTCATTGAGTTGTTCTTGAGGAACTCTGAAAAAGAAGTCATCGACTTCTTAGTCAATAAGGTATGGTTAAGAGTTGAACTAGAATTGGATTTGTTATTACTTGAAAATCAACTCCCGTTCTTTATCCTTGAAGCTCTATATAACCTAGCTTTTGCTACCTCTGGTAAACCCTCTTTTCCCCACCTTGCTTGCTTGTTCCTCAACGAAAACGAAGATCATTTAATCAACAAAAAGGGGATTAAACACTTTATAGATTTAACTAGAAGCGTTCTAGTGAGAACTTGTCCTTCAAACTCAATTGAGTGTATCGACAACATATACAGCGCAACGATGTTGCATGAGGCTGGTGTTAAGTTTGAAGCTATTAAAGATAACGTTGATGTGAGTGACTTGTACGTAAAATTTGCAAAAGGAGTGCTAAAAATCCCATATTTTTATTGGAACGACCACAGTGAAATTTGGATTAGAAACCTGATTGCCTTCGAACAATGTCACTATTCCGGGGAGGCTTATTTTTGTAGTTATATGCAACTGTTAGACTATCTTGTTGACACAGATAAAGATGTGGATTTGTTGGAAAAGGAGGGGATTTTTGTTAATGATATGGGAAGCAATGCAGCTGTGGCAAATATGATCAACAATCTCATGACGGGTGTTGTAAACCTTAGTGTGTGTTATGACAAAATAGGAAAGGATTTGAACGAGTATTATGATAATCCTTGGAACCGTACAAGGACAACCTTGAAACATGTCTATTTCAACAATCTTTGGAGAGGAACTGCTACTTTTGCTGCTTTCATCGTAGTGGTAATAACTCTCACTCAAACCGTATTGGCAATCTTGGATCGAGCAATGCCTACAAAATAA